In Symmachiella dynata, the following are encoded in one genomic region:
- the ruvX gene encoding Holliday junction resolvase RuvX → MTASSDPPTADTFPVEGRLLGIDFGTKRIGVAISTPEQTIASPLENYSRRTKPLDGEFLSKIANEYRVVGLVVGLPVHMSGDESEKSRQARNFGKWLSHLTKLPVRYWDERHTSLIAELYLHEADLSNKKRKARMDMVAAQIMLQNYLDSDDRTAAPQSL, encoded by the coding sequence ATGACCGCTTCCTCTGATCCGCCGACGGCGGACACGTTTCCCGTCGAGGGGCGGTTGCTGGGTATTGATTTTGGGACCAAGCGGATTGGCGTTGCCATTTCGACGCCGGAACAAACGATCGCCAGTCCGCTGGAGAACTACAGCCGGCGGACCAAACCGTTGGACGGCGAGTTCCTGTCAAAAATCGCCAACGAATACCGCGTGGTGGGACTTGTCGTCGGCTTGCCGGTGCACATGAGCGGCGACGAAAGCGAAAAATCGCGGCAGGCCCGCAACTTCGGCAAGTGGCTCAGCCATTTGACCAAACTGCCGGTGCGCTACTGGGATGAACGGCATACGTCATTGATCGCCGAGTTGTACCTGCACGAAGCCGATCTGTCGAACAAAAAACGCAAAGCGCGGATGGACATGGTCGCTGCTCAAATCATGCTGCAAAATTATCTCGACAGCGACGACCGCACCGCCGCCCCACAAAGTTTGTAA
- a CDS encoding RNA-binding S4 domain-containing protein, translating to MTDTDDNTIRLDQFLKLSGAAGTGGQAKVLIQAGQVTVNGEVETRRRRKLRPGDRVIAEGEEYVITSDDEE from the coding sequence ATGACAGACACTGATGACAATACGATTCGCCTGGACCAATTCTTAAAATTATCCGGTGCTGCCGGAACGGGGGGGCAGGCCAAGGTATTGATTCAAGCCGGACAAGTCACCGTCAACGGCGAAGTCGAAACACGCCGCCGCCGCAAACTCCGCCCCGGCGACCGCGTGATTGCCGAGGGGGAAGAATACGTCATCACCTCCGACGACGAAGAATAG
- a CDS encoding DUF309 domain-containing protein: MDGPHEYPPKYLEGLRLFNDEEFFACHDALEEIWTETVGAEKQFYQGLIHAAVSLFHFENGNLGGARKMHRSSLNYLEPYGKHYQGIDVETLAAQLWFCFQELRAATDPSADLQLDRTLIPKIQIPTSIEEL, from the coding sequence ATGGACGGGCCGCACGAATACCCCCCAAAATACCTGGAAGGGTTACGGCTTTTCAATGACGAAGAGTTTTTCGCTTGTCACGATGCCCTGGAGGAGATCTGGACCGAGACGGTCGGTGCGGAGAAACAGTTCTACCAAGGACTGATTCATGCAGCCGTGTCGCTGTTTCATTTCGAAAACGGCAACCTCGGCGGCGCGCGAAAAATGCACCGGTCGTCGCTGAACTATCTCGAGCCCTATGGCAAACATTATCAAGGCATCGACGTCGAAACCTTGGCGGCCCAATTGTGGTTTTGCTTTCAGGAACTTCGCGCAGCCACGGATCCCTCGGCGGATTTGCAACTTGATCGGACATTGATTC
- a CDS encoding DUF5658 family protein: MDETTEEPVDDTLSPTKRLFGRQIPLERETLLFVVASALDVVMTWILLNKYQADGFVESNPIARFFLESWGPRGLVYFKFVMVAFVAVICQIIALKREDIARRILYFATALVACVVIYSFTLLVRYSSAVPNPFG, from the coding sequence ATGGACGAAACCACAGAAGAACCAGTTGACGACACCTTGTCGCCTACGAAACGCTTGTTCGGAAGACAAATTCCGTTGGAGCGGGAAACGTTGCTGTTTGTGGTCGCCAGCGCGCTGGATGTGGTGATGACCTGGATCTTACTGAATAAGTACCAAGCCGATGGCTTTGTCGAATCCAATCCAATCGCCCGGTTTTTTCTCGAATCTTGGGGCCCGCGGGGGCTGGTCTATTTCAAATTTGTGATGGTGGCCTTTGTGGCAGTCATTTGCCAGATCATCGCACTCAAACGCGAAGACATCGCCCGCCGCATCCTCTATTTTGCCACCGCTTTGGTCGCATGCGTCGTGATTTATAGCTTTACGTTGCTGGTCCGGTATTCCTCAGCCGTGCCGAATCCCTTTGGGTAA
- a CDS encoding mannose-1-phosphate guanylyltransferase: MLHSVVMAGGSGTRFWPQSRKTLPKQLLPLAGEATMLQQTSARNAPLISPEQTWVVTNAVQADATAAQLPDVPRANILVEPCGRNTAPCIGLAAIHLLRQDPDAVMLVVPADHVIRPTETFQKAVQRATDVVANSPETFVLFGVPPTFPSTGFGYIERGGSLSDGTDDAYHVASFREKPDRETATGFLDAGCYYWNCGIFVWRADAILRALEAQQPNISRRLATLRESLGTPDEEAALHREFPQMTSISIDHAVLEHAENVAVLEAPFEWDDVGSWHALERLMGADENRNVIDAPHCGVDTTGCIIRSTEQEHLIGTIGMEDCVIVHTADATLVARKDDENAIKQLVALIEERGYDRFL; this comes from the coding sequence GTGCTACATTCCGTCGTGATGGCCGGTGGGAGCGGGACTCGTTTTTGGCCGCAAAGCCGCAAGACGCTGCCGAAACAACTCCTGCCCTTGGCAGGTGAGGCAACGATGTTGCAACAGACCAGCGCCCGCAACGCCCCACTCATTTCGCCTGAGCAAACCTGGGTTGTTACCAACGCGGTGCAGGCTGACGCGACCGCGGCGCAATTGCCCGACGTGCCGCGCGCCAACATCCTTGTCGAACCGTGCGGACGGAATACCGCGCCCTGCATCGGCTTGGCCGCCATTCATCTGTTGCGGCAAGACCCCGATGCGGTGATGTTGGTCGTACCGGCCGATCATGTCATTCGCCCCACAGAGACCTTTCAAAAAGCGGTCCAACGCGCAACCGACGTCGTCGCGAACTCTCCCGAGACCTTTGTACTGTTCGGCGTCCCCCCCACGTTTCCCTCGACGGGATTCGGTTACATTGAACGTGGCGGCTCGTTGTCGGACGGCACGGATGACGCTTATCACGTTGCCTCGTTTCGTGAAAAGCCGGACCGAGAGACAGCGACGGGATTTCTGGACGCCGGCTGCTATTACTGGAATTGTGGAATTTTCGTCTGGCGCGCCGACGCGATTTTGCGGGCCCTGGAGGCTCAACAACCCAATATCTCGCGGCGTTTGGCAACATTGCGAGAATCGCTGGGAACGCCGGATGAAGAAGCGGCACTGCACCGTGAGTTCCCGCAGATGACATCCATCTCCATCGACCACGCGGTGCTGGAACATGCTGAGAACGTGGCGGTCTTAGAAGCGCCGTTTGAATGGGATGATGTCGGGAGTTGGCACGCCTTGGAACGATTGATGGGAGCGGACGAGAATCGAAACGTGATCGATGCTCCGCATTGCGGCGTCGACACAACCGGTTGCATCATTCGCTCAACGGAACAAGAACATCTGATTGGCACGATCGGCATGGAGGACTGCGTGATCGTACATACTGCCGATGCCACATTAGTCGCTCGCAAAGATGACGAAAATGCAATCAAACAATTGGTGGCCTTGATCGAGGAACGGGGCTATGACCGCTTCCTCTGA
- the nth gene encoding endonuclease III, with amino-acid sequence MPKSESTDSDVARKQQGRKILRALKKKYPLAECSLTHDNSFQLLVAVILSAQCTDARVNMVVPKLFDKFPTPEALAGASQKQVEKIIHSLGFFRAKATNLRGMAKALVEEHDGEVPQTLDELTALPGVGRKTANVVLGNAFDIPSGFVVDTHVKRISRLLGLTKKTNPDQIERDLTRLLPKSSWIETPHRLIFLGREICIARRPQCAECPLLKCCDRTGLPPLN; translated from the coding sequence ATGCCCAAGTCCGAATCTACCGACAGCGATGTTGCCAGGAAGCAACAAGGCCGCAAAATCCTGCGTGCCTTAAAGAAGAAATATCCCCTGGCCGAGTGCAGCCTGACGCACGATAACTCCTTTCAATTGCTGGTGGCGGTGATTCTCTCCGCCCAGTGCACCGATGCACGGGTGAACATGGTCGTCCCGAAGTTATTCGACAAGTTCCCCACCCCCGAAGCCCTGGCCGGCGCGTCGCAGAAACAGGTGGAGAAGATCATTCATTCACTGGGTTTCTTTCGCGCCAAAGCCACCAACCTGCGCGGGATGGCCAAGGCGCTTGTGGAAGAACATGACGGCGAAGTTCCTCAGACCTTGGACGAATTGACCGCTTTGCCGGGCGTCGGCCGTAAAACGGCTAACGTGGTTTTGGGAAATGCGTTTGATATCCCCAGCGGATTCGTTGTCGACACGCACGTCAAACGCATCAGCCGCCTGTTGGGGCTGACCAAAAAAACGAACCCCGATCAGATCGAACGAGACCTCACACGGTTGTTGCCGAAATCGAGTTGGATCGAAACGCCGCACCGGTTGATTTTTCTGGGACGTGAAATCTGCATCGCCCGCCGCCCACAATGCGCGGAATGCCCCCTGCTCAAATGCTGCGACCGCACCGGCTTGCCGCCGCTCAACTGA